From Deinococcus aquiradiocola, a single genomic window includes:
- a CDS encoding peptidylprolyl isomerase produces the protein MRTFFLTLALVAGSAAFAQTAPATPTTPAVPAQSAPATATPAAATPAPADPATPVATVGGNTITLGQFDAYFRQLAGRSVNAQGVPLTDDLLVNFNQYRPQLLQQFARQQAILQLARTAGFKADAAEIDKNFADAKSDFATDAEFKDALNASGYADADTFRATLEDGAVYNAYLNSIKAKFKFGDALVASYYQLNKSSFAQDAQACAKHILVATQPEAQDIVKKLAGGAAFADLAKASSKDPGSAGQGGDLGCLGMGETVPAFDKAAFTGPLNTPQVVQTEFGWHVLVVSSRTPAGVQPLADVSAKIRDQLAGEAAQKYVDAQVAKLKIVTMPEVVTVAPAPTNAAPADAAPAGK, from the coding sequence GTGAGAACATTTTTCCTGACCCTGGCCCTGGTTGCGGGCAGCGCAGCCTTCGCTCAGACCGCCCCGGCCACCCCCACCACCCCGGCGGTCCCGGCGCAGAGCGCGCCCGCCACGGCCACGCCCGCAGCGGCCACCCCGGCACCGGCCGATCCGGCCACGCCGGTCGCCACGGTCGGGGGGAACACCATCACGCTCGGGCAGTTCGACGCGTACTTCCGTCAGCTGGCGGGCCGCAGCGTGAACGCGCAGGGCGTGCCGCTCACGGACGACCTGCTCGTGAACTTCAACCAGTACCGCCCGCAGCTGCTGCAGCAGTTCGCGCGGCAGCAGGCGATCCTGCAGCTGGCGCGCACGGCGGGCTTCAAGGCCGACGCCGCCGAGATCGACAAGAACTTCGCGGACGCCAAGTCGGACTTCGCGACGGACGCGGAATTCAAGGACGCCCTGAACGCCAGCGGGTACGCGGACGCCGACACCTTCCGCGCGACGCTGGAAGACGGCGCGGTGTACAACGCGTACCTGAACAGCATCAAGGCGAAGTTCAAGTTCGGTGACGCGCTCGTCGCGAGCTACTACCAGCTGAACAAGTCGAGCTTCGCGCAGGACGCGCAGGCGTGCGCGAAGCACATCCTGGTCGCCACGCAGCCGGAAGCGCAGGACATCGTGAAGAAGCTCGCGGGCGGCGCGGCCTTCGCGGATCTCGCCAAGGCGAGCAGCAAGGACCCCGGCAGCGCCGGGCAGGGCGGCGACCTCGGCTGCCTCGGGATGGGCGAAACGGTCCCCGCCTTCGACAAGGCGGCTTTCACCGGCCCGCTGAACACCCCGCAGGTCGTGCAGACCGAGTTCGGCTGGCACGTGCTGGTGGTCAGCAGCCGCACCCCGGCGGGCGTGCAGCCGCTCGCGGACGTGTCCGCGAAGATCCGTGACCAGCTGGCGGGCGAGGCGGCACAGAAGTACGTGGACGCGCAGGTCGCCAAGCTGAAGATCGTGACGATGCCGGAAGTGGTGACGGTCGCGCCCGCACCCACGAACGCGGCCCCCGCCGACGCCGCGCCTGCAGGCAAGTAA
- a CDS encoding lipid II:glycine glycyltransferase FemX — protein MPVTSALQGWGYGEARRVLGQTPLRYLILQGDDVVGAVQLIRKRLLPGFTTLYAPRGPALASLDLLPAFAQAVRSAARPSDAFLKIEPPVPMSAEHIPDRYGPWRRTESEQPEHTIVSDLSQPEDLLFSGLHSMARRNVRAAQKFGVTVARDPNFDDFWEIFSATNERAKLGAFPRAYYETMLKEGNAHGGEAYVVLARHEGRALAGGFFVTMGQGTYYLFGGSVRDDRPTETGEARKDVKAPTAFYWGAMLDAKAHGYTLFDFWGIPRTISEDKHSIGLVRMKESFGGDKVWYPAYELPLSPLAPAVARALRWRKTQNNLRKRGSADDVL, from the coding sequence ATGCCGGTCACCAGCGCCCTGCAGGGCTGGGGGTACGGCGAGGCCCGCCGGGTGCTGGGGCAGACGCCGCTGCGGTACCTGATCCTGCAGGGCGACGACGTGGTGGGCGCGGTGCAGCTCATCCGCAAGCGGCTCCTGCCGGGCTTCACCACGCTGTACGCGCCGCGCGGCCCGGCCCTCGCGTCCCTGGACCTGTTGCCCGCCTTCGCGCAGGCCGTCCGGAGCGCCGCGCGGCCCAGCGACGCCTTCCTGAAGATCGAACCGCCCGTCCCCATGAGCGCCGAACACATCCCGGACCGCTACGGCCCGTGGCGCCGCACCGAGTCCGAACAGCCGGAGCACACCATCGTGAGCGACCTGTCGCAGCCGGAAGATCTGCTGTTCTCGGGCCTGCACAGCATGGCGCGCCGCAACGTGCGCGCCGCGCAGAAGTTCGGCGTGACGGTCGCGCGCGACCCGAACTTCGACGACTTCTGGGAGATCTTCAGCGCCACCAACGAACGCGCGAAGCTCGGCGCGTTCCCTCGCGCATACTACGAGACCATGCTGAAGGAAGGCAACGCGCACGGCGGCGAAGCGTACGTGGTGCTCGCCCGGCACGAGGGCAGGGCGCTCGCGGGCGGGTTCTTCGTGACGATGGGGCAGGGCACGTACTACCTGTTCGGAGGCAGCGTCAGGGACGACCGGCCCACCGAGACGGGCGAGGCCCGCAAGGACGTGAAGGCCCCCACCGCCTTCTACTGGGGCGCGATGCTGGACGCCAAAGCGCACGGGTACACCCTCTTCGACTTCTGGGGCATTCCGCGCACCATCAGCGAGGACAAGCACAGCATCGGCCTCGTCCGCATGAAGGAGAGCTTCGGCGGCGACAAGGTCTGGTACCCGGCGTACGAACTGCCGCTCAGCCCGCTCGCGCCCGCCGTGGCCCGCGCGCTGCGCTGGCGCAAGACGCAGAACAACCTCCGCAAGCGCGGCAGCGCCGACGATGTCCTGTGA
- a CDS encoding shikimate dehydrogenase: MSAAHDTPLALIGYPPETARALRELGLTALSVPTEPLADVLAACAALGAPGALVAAAQQGSVLSAAHPDTAATRAGSADALSFAGGQHGQPSRANATHTLPDALLDALEDSGYPVRGANALIVGQAGDLGAGMALTRLGLGSLTLAAASRPEAEALARDLPAGFRAQFTARNDPALVTLAERADLIVLTAGTLPPGVLQPFHALLDLTGRAGGAATRAGASLVPLARLPDLRLARRLSHATGQRFAPDALTALARLLP; encoded by the coding sequence GTGAGCGCCGCGCACGACACGCCGCTTGCCCTGATCGGCTACCCGCCCGAAACGGCCCGCGCGCTGCGCGAACTGGGCCTCACCGCGCTGTCCGTCCCGACCGAACCGCTCGCGGACGTGCTCGCCGCCTGCGCCGCGCTCGGCGCTCCGGGCGCCCTCGTCGCGGCCGCGCAGCAGGGCAGCGTCCTGAGTGCCGCGCACCCCGACACGGCCGCCACCCGCGCCGGAAGTGCCGACGCGCTCTCCTTCGCCGGAGGGCAGCACGGCCAGCCGAGCCGCGCGAACGCCACGCACACCCTGCCCGACGCGCTCCTCGACGCGCTGGAAGACAGCGGCTACCCGGTGCGCGGCGCGAACGCCCTGATCGTCGGGCAGGCGGGCGACCTGGGGGCCGGGATGGCCCTCACGCGCCTGGGCCTGGGCAGCCTCACGCTGGCCGCCGCGTCAAGGCCCGAAGCCGAAGCGCTCGCCCGCGACCTGCCCGCCGGTTTCCGCGCGCAGTTCACGGCCCGCAACGACCCGGCCCTCGTCACGCTCGCCGAACGCGCCGACCTGATCGTCCTGACGGCCGGGACGCTCCCGCCCGGCGTGCTGCAGCCCTTCCACGCGCTGCTCGACCTGACGGGCCGCGCCGGGGGTGCCGCCACGCGCGCCGGAGCGTCCCTCGTGCCGCTCGCCCGCCTGCCGGACCTGCGCCTCGCGCGCCGCCTGTCGCACGCGACCGGACAGCGCTTCGCGCCGGACGCCCTGACTG